A window from Methylococcus mesophilus encodes these proteins:
- a CDS encoding IS3 family transposase (programmed frameshift) codes for MTKKAEAKTERTRYSAEFKQQALLRAVKDGVSVAARDLGLQPAQIYAWRGKAQQQGQDAEARRLIESEHARLKREVARLEEENAFPKKGGGVLRETAEVKYATMKAHEDEFAVRLMCRLLKVSPSGYYAWRGRKPSARVQRRAELDIKVKAVFAAERSRAGAPRLSKRLGAGRRQVAESLRRQGLRAKAARQFKATTNSKHTLPVAEDLLQQDFTAGRSDQVWVGDITCIDTGEGRLYLAAVLDLFSRKVVGWSMSERMTATLVCDALRMAQFRRQRPRGVIVHTDRGSQYCSREHRALLDAHGLIASISAKGNCYDNAAMESWNHSLKVEAIHGEHFATREEAKAHVFDYIEVYYNRNRLHSTLGYLSPEEFELSRVP; via the exons ATGACGAAGAAGGCAGAGGCGAAGACGGAGCGCACGCGGTACAGCGCGGAGTTCAAGCAACAGGCATTGCTTCGGGCCGTGAAGGACGGCGTGTCGGTGGCGGCGCGCGATCTGGGCCTGCAGCCGGCGCAGATCTACGCATGGCGTGGCAAGGCCCAACAGCAAGGCCAGGACGCGGAGGCGCGCCGGCTGATAGAGTCCGAGCACGCACGGCTCAAGCGTGAGGTGGCGCGATTGGAGGAGGAGAACGCTTTCC CTAAAAAAGGCGGCGGCGTACTTCGCGAAACAGCCGAAGTGAAGTACGCGACGATGAAGGCGCATGAGGATGAATTTGCGGTGCGCCTGATGTGCAGGCTGCTGAAGGTATCGCCGAGCGGGTACTACGCGTGGCGGGGCCGCAAGCCATCGGCGCGGGTGCAACGGCGAGCGGAGCTGGATATCAAGGTCAAGGCCGTCTTCGCGGCTGAACGCAGCCGTGCAGGCGCGCCACGGTTGTCCAAGCGGCTTGGAGCGGGGCGTCGGCAGGTGGCAGAAAGCCTGCGGCGCCAGGGCTTGCGCGCAAAGGCGGCGCGTCAGTTCAAGGCGACGACGAACTCCAAGCACACGCTGCCGGTAGCAGAAGACCTGCTGCAACAGGACTTCACGGCCGGGCGGTCCGATCAAGTGTGGGTGGGCGACATCACCTGTATCGACACTGGCGAAGGCCGGTTGTACCTGGCAGCCGTGCTGGACTTGTTCTCGCGCAAGGTGGTGGGCTGGTCGATGTCTGAACGTATGACGGCCACGCTGGTCTGCGATGCCTTACGCATGGCACAGTTCCGCCGGCAACGGCCGCGCGGCGTGATCGTGCACACCGACCGCGGCAGCCAGTACTGCTCACGTGAACATCGCGCCCTACTCGACGCGCACGGCCTGATCGCCAGCATAAGCGCCAAGGGTAACTGCTACGACAACGCGGCGATGGAAAGCTGGAACCACAGTCTGAAGGTCGAGGCGATCCATGGGGAGCACTTCGCTACACGTGAAGAGGCCAAGGCGCACGTGTTCGACTACATCGAGGTTTACTACAATCGAAACCGGCTCCACTCGACCTTGGGCTATCTCAGCCCGGAAGAGTTCGAGCTATCCCGTGTCCCTTAA
- a CDS encoding YaiI/YqxD family protein has product MQIWVDADACPKLIKDILFRAAERAQIMVTLVANQNVFTPPSRFIRAIRVASGFDVADEKIAALVDPGDLVITADIPLAAAVVEKGAHALNPRGELYSNENIRQRLAMRNFMEELRSSGVNTGGPASLSQAERQAFANQLDRLLSRYRAESGN; this is encoded by the coding sequence ATGCAAATATGGGTCGATGCTGACGCCTGCCCCAAACTCATCAAAGACATCCTGTTCCGCGCCGCCGAGCGTGCGCAGATCATGGTGACGCTAGTGGCCAATCAAAATGTGTTCACTCCGCCGTCGCGATTTATCCGGGCCATCCGGGTAGCCTCAGGCTTCGATGTGGCAGACGAAAAGATAGCCGCCCTGGTGGACCCAGGCGACTTGGTGATTACCGCAGATATTCCACTGGCGGCGGCAGTGGTCGAAAAAGGCGCCCATGCCTTGAATCCCCGCGGGGAGCTGTATTCTAACGAAAACATCCGCCAACGGCTGGCGATGCGGAATTTTATGGAGGAGTTGCGCAGCAGCGGCGTCAATACCGGTGGCCCAGCCTCCTTATCCCAAGCCGAACGGCAAGCCTTCGCCAACCAACTGGATCGGCTGTTGAGCCGATATCGCGCGGAGAGCGGGAACTGA